The stretch of DNA GCCGGGCAAACCAAAAATATGCGCATAGGCAGCGGCGGGGTAATGATGCCCAACCACAGTACACTTAAAGTGGCGGAGAACTTTAGGATGCTGGAGGCTTTGTTCCCAGGGCGTATAGATTTGGGGATGGGTCGCGCGCCAGGTACCGACAGGCTGACGGCATCAATATTGAACCCCTCTAATGGGTTTAAGGAACAGGATTTTATTGAGCAGCTGGTAGAACTGCAACATTACTTTCGTGATACAGCCGAACCGGGCACCATTATGGAAAAGATACGCGCTATACCTCAGGTGCAAACCGTACCCGCCATGTGGCTGCTTAGTAGCAGCGGCCAAAGCGGCTTGTTTGCCGCGCATTTTGGTATGGGCTTTTCATACGCGCATTTTATAAACCCGATAGGCGGGCCGCAAAATGTAAAAATGTACCGCGAACGCTTTCAACCCTCGTTAGATCTGCCACAGCCGCAGGTTAACGTTGCCCTGTTTGTTTTTTGCAGCGAGGATGAAGAGAAGATAGCACACCACCAGGCTGTAATGGATCATCGCTTTATTCAATTTGAAAAAGGCGGAGGGCTATCTCCTTTGGCTTATGATGATGTAAAAGGCGCTACATATACATTAGCCGAGCAGGAGCGTATACGCTACAACCGCCAGCGTGTGGTAACAGGTACACCCGATAAAATAAAGGACACCCTTACCCAATTGGCCCATGATTATGATACCGACGAAATTGTTGCCGTTATCATAAGCGAAGACTTTGATGATCGTTTAACTTCCTATAAATTGCTGGCAGAAAAATTTATTTAATTAAAAATTAAATTTATGGCATGGTGGTTGCACTGTTGTTACCAAACAATATAAAAAACTACCATGGAAACTACAGAAAAATCAGTTGAAGTTTTAAACGATCTAATAGAAATTAATAACGACCGAATTGACGGATTTGAGAGAGCTGCTAAAGAACTCGGCGATGCTGATGCTGATCTGAAAGCGATATTTTCAAAGTTTGCTAACGATAGCCGTAACAATGTGCAGGAGCTTAGTGCATGTGTAGGCGCTGTAGGCGGCGAACTGGAAACAGGTAATTCGGTAAGCGGTACGTTACACCGTACCTGGCTTGATGTAAGAGCTACTTTCTCGGGCCACGATCGTAAAAGTATATTAGACGAATGCGAGCGCGGCGAGGATGCTATTAAAAAAGCATACCGCGACGCTTTATCAGAAGAAAATGGCCTTACTTTAGATCACATACAGGTGCTGCAACGCCAGCAACAAGTTATCAACGAGGGGCACGATAGTATAAAAGCGCTAAGAGATAGCCAACTATAAAAAATAGTTTAACTTTAAAAGCCGTCCGCTAACCAGCGGGCGGCTTTTTTGCGCCTACAACAATTACGGGTACTTTATTTTAATCGATGCTGGTTTTATTTGTATATTTGTAATCATTATAAATAACATTACCGAATAAATCTATTTTTTGTGATTATATTAATTTTCTTTCTGACGCACTGGTTTTGCTCTTTGTTTTTTCAAACGTTTTTCCTGCACAGATACGCTTCTCATAAAATGTTTACCACCAATAAATTTTTTGAGCGTACCTTTTATGT from Inquilinus sp. KBS0705 encodes:
- a CDS encoding PA2169 family four-helix-bundle protein produces the protein METTEKSVEVLNDLIEINNDRIDGFERAAKELGDADADLKAIFSKFANDSRNNVQELSACVGAVGGELETGNSVSGTLHRTWLDVRATFSGHDRKSILDECERGEDAIKKAYRDALSEENGLTLDHIQVLQRQQQVINEGHDSIKALRDSQL
- a CDS encoding LLM class flavin-dependent oxidoreductase; its protein translation is MDTKNIRLSVLDQSPIRKGNTAEQAVYETIELAKYTDTLGYTRFWVSEHHNTGSLAGSTPEVLIAHLAGQTKNMRIGSGGVMMPNHSTLKVAENFRMLEALFPGRIDLGMGRAPGTDRLTASILNPSNGFKEQDFIEQLVELQHYFRDTAEPGTIMEKIRAIPQVQTVPAMWLLSSSGQSGLFAAHFGMGFSYAHFINPIGGPQNVKMYRERFQPSLDLPQPQVNVALFVFCSEDEEKIAHHQAVMDHRFIQFEKGGGLSPLAYDDVKGATYTLAEQERIRYNRQRVVTGTPDKIKDTLTQLAHDYDTDEIVAVIISEDFDDRLTSYKLLAEKFI